A window from Drosophila nasuta strain 15112-1781.00 chromosome 3, ASM2355853v1, whole genome shotgun sequence encodes these proteins:
- the LOC132793877 gene encoding elongation factor Tu, with the protein MRRLLGRLWRHRDAVALQTLPRSLINGSWGCASSRWFSSSVKPNPSQGEQTHCNVGTIGHVDHGKTTLTAAITKIQSGKGLADYVSYDQIDRAPEEKARGITINACHIGYATKERTYAHTDCPGHADYIKNMISGASQMDGAILVVAATDGQMPQTREHLLLAKQVGIQRIVVFINKADLVDQEVLELVEIEMREMLTDFGFDGVNSPVICGSALLALRGDQSSFGVPAIEQLLQHCDNYIPTPKRDTTAPFILPIDNAFTVPGRGTVVVGTIKRGTILRNADADLLGFNQNLKTTVSDIQIFRKSVPQALAGENVGALLRGIKISAVERGMLLCATGSENISNHFEASMYLLSRAEGGRVKPMLSKYIQQLFSMTWNTPARIDMVPHESMLMPGEHSKVRVTLMRKMVMTPGQAFTIRENGMTVATGMITQRLPSLDLPKNKLSKATVEC; encoded by the exons ATGAGGCGTTTGCTTGGCAGACTTTGGAGGCATCGCGATGCAGTTGCTTTGCAAACGTTGCCACGTTCATTGATTAATGGTAGCTGGGGATGTGCTAGTTCCCGTTGGTTTTCGAGCAGTGTTAAACCAAATCCCAGTCAGGGTGAGCAGACCCATTGCAATGTTGGCACCATTGGACATGTGGATCACGGCAAGACAACATTAACGGCAGCCATTACCAAGATCCAATCTGGCAAGGGTCTGGCTGACTATGTATCCTACGACCAGATCGATCGAGCGCCTGAAGAAAAGGCACGCGGCATCACAATTAATGCCTGCCACATTGGCTATGCCACCAAGGAACGTACCTATGCACACACCGACTGTCCCGGTCATGCGGATTACATCAAG aacaTGATTTCTGGTGCCTCGCAAATGGATGGTGCAATTCTGGTGGTTGCAGCCACAGATGGACAAATGCCACAGACGCGCGAGCATTTGCTGCTCGCCAAGCAAGTGGGTATTCAACGCATTGTAGTTTTCATCAACAAGGCCGATTTGGTGGATCAAGAGGTGCTCGAGCTGGTCGAGATTGAAATGCGTGAAATGTTAACGGACTTTGGATTTGATGGCGTCAACAGCCCAGTAATTTGTGGCTCTGCGTTGCTAGCACTGCGTGGTGATCAGTCCAGTTTCGGTGTGCCGGCTATCGAGCAGCTTTTGCAACATTGTGATAACTATATTCCCACGCCCAAACGTGACACAACTGCTCCGTTTATTCTACCCATTGATAATGCATTTACGGTGCCCGGTCGCGGCACAGTTGTCGTTGGCACCATCAAACGTGGCACCATTCTGCGCAATGCCGATGCTGATCTGTTGGGTTTTAATCAAAACCTTAAGACCACCGTCAGTGATATACAGATCTTCCGGAAGAGCGTTCCTCAGGCGTTGGCGGGTGAGAATGTGGGCGCTTTACTGCGTGGTATTAAGATTTCAGCGGTGGAACGAGGCATGTTGTTGTGTGCCACCGGCTCCGAGAATATATCCAATCACTTCGAGGCGTCAATGTATTTGCTATCGCGTGCCGAGGGCGGACGTGTCAAACCCATGCTCTCCAAATACATTCAACAACTGTTCAGCATGACATGGAACACGCCAGCTCGTATTGATATGG TGCCACACGAATCCATGTTGATGCCGGGCGAGCATAGCAAAGTGCGTGTGACGCTGATGCGCAAGATGGTCATGACGCCGGGACAAGCGTTCACAATTCGCGAGAATGGAATGACTGTGGCAACGGGCATGATTACCCAACGATTACCATCCCTCGATTTGCCCAAGAACAAGTTGTCCAAGGCGACAGTTGAATGCTAA
- the LOC132793874 gene encoding uncharacterized protein LOC132793874: MVVCGTLLVRNNYKEFFLSCSHCQHDCNVEVNLEKWQEFILHIRNAHKVRFEDDDKISCSSTVEHKTQSMPNEDSSETEINDNDVEFEEDDDNKDCLAEEAFVDLPSGLTCEDEDDNDNDSELDTDDEMLEKCPIMAVSCLMDDNSLTEQSGEKKHFAPTVKFNPTFYRRNPRITQFIELYKGHPCLWDPKNAAYKNKEKRSAAYANLIDQLKASVNVHLTHYKLKKCISSLHSQYAVITRQKRTKKLTKLPLYYHEMYSFLGKRCDLDDAESDEDSDENKIKLSFIESNHLTTYFIELYAKFPQLYDSTNKEFANLQERKRAYIEMTDLLTKEIPLGIITHYDVYDSVLYLRQWYSRKIKGLTETQTVGLLRAEKHYIETCKGFLKTTTFRQKIPCDVCQNSFSTDHALQAHQFRAHKVGDGGWFKCTLCENHFERRCHLQQHNQRVHMGKTFNCSLCDRSFSFASQLSAHMRTHDDSHIAKPFVCEFCGKSFKQKIQMSNHVTAVHTKIRAFKCAMCPKDFLTKRDLKDHIKAHLNIRDKVCEICQKSFTNANALVKHRHIHREKTLQCSLCNTKFSERVSLGVHMKRTHKIIRNNAKAPEAPETTLQTQTFPKAENNSNK, encoded by the exons ATGGTGGTTTGTGGAACTCTTCTCGTTCGCAACAATTACAAAGAGTTCTTTTTGAGCTGCTCGCATTGCCAACACGATTGCAACGTTGAAGTAAATCTGGAAAAGTGGCAAGAGTTCATTTTACACATTAGAAATGCACACAAAGTGCGTTTCGAAGATGATGATAAAATATCCTGCAGTAGCACCGTCGAGCATAAAACTCAATCAATGCCAAACGAAGACAGTAGTGAAACTGAAATCAATGATAATGATGTCGAGTTTGAAGAGGATGATGACAATAAGGATTGTTTAGCCGAGGAAGCATTTGTTGATTTGCCAAGCGGTCTGACTTGCGAAGATGAggacgataacgataacgacaGCGAGCTCGATACTGATGATGAG atgTTAGAGAAATGCCCTATTATGGCCGTGTCTTGCCTTATGGATGATAATTCTCTAACTGAGCAGAGCGGCGAAAAGAAACACTTTGCGCCAACAGTAAAA TTCAATCCTACATTTTATCGCCGCAATCCGCGAATCACACAGTTTATTGAACTATATAAGGGACATCCGTGTCTATGGGATCCCAAAAATGCTGCATATAAAAACAAGGAAAAACGCAGTGCAGCATACGCCAACTTAATTGATCAGCTAAAAGCCAGTGTAAATGTTCATCTCACACATTACAAGCTGAAGAAATGCATATCGAGTCTTCATAGTCAATATGCAGTGATAACACGTCAAAAACGTACAAAGAAATTGACCAAGTTACCATTGTATTATCATGAAATGTATAGTTTCCTAGGGAAACGCTGTGATCTTGATGATGCGGAAAGCGACGAGGACAGCGACGAGAATAAAATTAAG CTATCGTTTATTGAATCAAACCATTTGACAACATACTTCATAGAGTTGTATGCTAAGTTTCCGCAATTATACGATTCAACAAACAAGGAGTTCGCTAATCTTCAGGAACGCAAAAGAGCATACATCGAAATGACTGATCTGCTCACCAAGGAGATTCCACTTGGCATCATTACCCACTATGATGTTTATGACAGTGTGCTCTATTTGCGTCAATGGTATTCCCGCAAAATCAAAGGACTAACAGAGACCCAAACAGTTGGATTGTTGAGGGCCGAAAAACATTACATTGAGACATGCAAGGGCTTCCTGAAAACGACAACATTCCGCCAGAAAATTCCATGTGACGTCTGTCAAAATAGCTTCAGCACCGATCACGCTCTACAGGCACATCAGTTTCGTGCTCATAAGGTTGGCGATGGCGGCTGGTTTAAGTGCACGCTGTGCGAGAATCATTTCGAGCGTCGTTGTCATTTACAGCAGCATAATCAACGTGTTCACATGGGCAAAACATTTAACTGCAGTTTATGTGATCGCAGCTTCTCATTTGCCAGTCAACTGAGTGCACATATGCGTACCCATGATGATAGCCACATAGCCAAACCATTTGTCTGCGAATTCTGTGGTAAATCGTTTAagcaaaaaattcaaatgagCAACCATGTGACAGCAGTTcataccaaaattcgggcaTTTAAATGCGCTATGTGCCCCAAGGATTTTCTAACGAAACGGGATCTCAAAGATCACATTAAAGCGCATCTAAACATACGAGACAAGGTGTGCGAAATTTGTCAAAAGTCGTTCACCAACGCCAATGCACTCGTGAAGCATCGCCACATCCATCGGGAGAAAACGCTTCAGTGCAGTCTCTGCAATACCAAGTTCTCCGAGCGTGTGAGTCTTGGTGTGCACATGAAGCGTACTCACAAAATCATTCGGAATAATGCGAAAGCTCCCGAGGCACCGGAAACCACActgcaaacacaaacattCCCAAAAGCcgaaaataattcaaataaataa
- the LOC132793875 gene encoding zinc finger protein 486, with protein MEICGSIITNTDYKQFYLTCLYCSTQTDLKDWAQFASHIKNDHSLNDETDKENVKLEKVLKQNDEYYSDTESIHEEHIAWVHDDVEFDENYEYLEEAEYDAHSENAIAASDYCTSTDQNELLDNAAQFTTLDNDVQFDIQQEPNLIDQAEVITEHLTHSSSDYDDDFRRELECSSSDSDDSDDPTEKRSRNKPLTLKRKLKVSFLRHNPRVLHFIEAFKDHPYLWNRDHPLFQDETAKSEAYNTISKVMDKKANVLFTKGELRKSIDQLLNQYAIAAQNAEEKKLSGIAARYFRRCQFLSTSNCSAELDDEEGKTDVIQLDFKSINDMTTSFIEAYGNFPVLYDSSLPEFKCVTTRSEAYIKISEQLAPSMRVNETEVHMGIVRLRKWAYMCLRRVKSKVLQRPCNKAELHYLQLCSFLPPKAESFVVSCEYCDKRFFIDYSLRAHMVKAHNIGELPYLCSQCPRRFMNATDMERHKLRQHCEKMLKCDYCDSTFSLQADLKVHIRCHTGEKPYICELCGKGFRLKLLLDYHINGTHLDLRPYACDLCPKKFRKRILLKTHMKSHLNIRDKKCDDCGATFTCPAGFSRHRKTHQNPS; from the exons ATGGAGATATGCGGCAGCATTATCACCAATACGGACTATAAACAATTCTACTTAACGTGCTTATATTGTTCAACTCAAACCGATCTGAAGGACTGGGCGCAATTCGCGTCCCACATTAAGAATGATCATTCATTGAATGACGAGACGGACAaggaaaatgtaaaacttgagaaagttttaaaacaaaacgacGAGTATTACTCAGATACAGAGAGCATACATGAAGAACACATTGCTTGGGTCCACGATGATGTGGAATTTGAT GAAAATTACGAATATCTTGAAGAAGCGGAATATGACGCGCATTCCGAAAATGCGATTGCGGCGAGTGATTACTGTACCTCCACGGACCAGAATGAACTTCTAGACAATGCGGCACAATTCACCACACTGGATAATGATGTGCAATTCGATATTCAGCAGGAACCAAATCTGATAGATCAGGCTGAAGTAATAACTGAGCACCTAACACACTCCTCATCTGACTATGATGATGACTTTAGGCGGGAGCTCGAATGCAGTTCTAGTGATTCTGATGATTCCGACGACCCTACTGAAAAACGGAGCAGAAACAAGCCATTGACTTTGAAGCGCAAA ttgAAAGTATCGTTTCTTCGGCACAATCCACGGGTATTGCACTTTATTGAAGCATTTAAGGATCACCCCTACCTCTGGAATCGAGATCATCCATTATTTCAGGACGAAACTGCTAAAAGTGAGGCCTACAATACAATAAGTAAAGTTATGGATAAGAAGGCCAATGTGCTGTTCACGAAAGGCGAATTGAGGAAAAGCATAGATCAATTGCTGAATCAATACGCCATTGCTGCCCAAAATGCTGAGGAGAAGAAATTGTCTGGCATTGCTGCGCGATACTTCAGAAGATGTCAATTTCTCTCAACTTCCAATTGCTCTGCAGAATTGGACGACGAGGAGGGCAAAACGGATGTAATACAG CTGGACTTTAAAAGCATCAACGACATGACAACCAGCTTTATTGAAGCCTATGGTAACTTTCCGGTGCTTTACGACAGCTCTTTGCCAGAATTCAAGTGTGTAACAACCCGATCAGAAGCTTACATTAAAATCTCAGAGCAACTGGCACCTTCTATGCGCGTCAATGAGACAGAAGTGCACATGGGCATTGTAAGATTACGGAAATGGGCTTATATGTGTCTGAGACGCGTTAAGTCGAAAGTCTTGCAAAGACCCTGCAACAAAGCCGAATTGCATTACTTACAGCTCTGCAGCTTCCTGCCACCTAAAGCAGAGAGCTTTGTTGTTAGCTGCGAATACTGCGACAAACGATTCTTTATTGACTACAGTCTGCGTGCTCACATGGTCAAAGCGCATAACATTGGTGAACTGCCCTACCTCTGTTCACAGTGTCCGCGTCGTTTTATGAATGCTACCGACATGGAGCGCCATAAGTTGCGGCAGCACTGTGAAAAGATGCTTAAGTGTGACTACTGTGATAGCACCTTCTCGCTGCAGGCCGATCTGAAGGTTCACATACGCTGCCACACCGGCGAAAAGCCGTACATCTGTGAGTTGTGCGGCAAGGGCTTTAGACTGAAACTATTACTCGACTATCACATCAATGGAACGCATCTTGACTTGCGCCCTTACGCATGTGACTTATGTCCCAAAAAGTTTCGGAAGAGAATTCTGCTAAAGACCCATATGAAGAGTCATCTCAATATCAGGGATAAGAAGTGCGACGATTGCGGCGCTACATTTACGTGTCCAGCCGGTTTTAGTCGGCATCGCAAAACTCACCAAAACCCATCTTAA